In Alicyclobacillus macrosporangiidus CPP55, a single window of DNA contains:
- the pglX gene encoding BREX-1 system adenine-specific DNA-methyltransferase PglX yields MDKSAIRNFATEARRDLIEQVGLRAKELGVTETQCAAAEAGEDYVVIGGVRYPKAYQSAYERLCAEWKRKGFQRLVEEVAYTWFNRIIAIRYMEVHDYLPSHVRILSSDRPGGRDPEVLSRYRELTFPVDVPFVEQALRDGDREKAFRHLFLMQCEELHRIMPFLFEPIADYTELLLPTRLLHTDSVIQKLVRGVAEEDFADVEIIGWMYQYYVSEKKDEIVGMNKGFVKAEDLPAATQLFTPDWIVKYMVQNSLGRMWIETGGDTSLLDDWEFYLAPSGDGRRGGHSLTLEEIRIFDPACGSGHILVYAFDLLYRMYESQGYPSSEIPTIILKNNLYGLDIDERAAQLAGFALMMKAREKDRRLFSRDIQPNIQDFRNPRDVSDDALALLCRQSEDRGVLKSVLHDFKNAKLYGSLIVPSADVASLLERLTGLLESEPSDLYERLLLEELRAGVLPVLRQAFWLSLKYDMVVTNPPYHNKYCPELKAFMQENYKDYKADLYSAFIYRCTQFTKSGGYAALMTPFTWMFISTHEKLRKYIITKQTITSLVQLEYSAFEEATVPICTFVIQNQTDMRVGEYVRLADFRGSEVQPLKVREAARNPRVPFRYTSDQTTFLDLPGAPIAYWATDRVREVFRDHPKLGDVAQPRQGLATADNNRFLRLWHEVNVHRIGFGMRSREEAMRSGLKWFPLNKGGGFRKWYGNQDFVVNWENDGAEIKENVINRYPYLNGNYEYVVKNEKYYFREGITWTSAQPNLAFGTRLSDSFRTTKAVVYFRHLH; encoded by the coding sequence ATGGACAAGTCGGCCATTCGCAACTTTGCCACCGAGGCCCGGCGGGATCTCATCGAGCAGGTGGGCCTGCGCGCCAAGGAACTAGGGGTCACTGAAACCCAGTGCGCAGCGGCGGAGGCGGGCGAGGACTACGTGGTCATCGGCGGGGTGCGGTACCCGAAGGCGTACCAATCCGCGTACGAGCGCCTGTGCGCCGAGTGGAAGCGCAAAGGGTTCCAGCGCCTGGTGGAGGAAGTGGCTTACACATGGTTCAACCGCATTATCGCCATCCGGTACATGGAGGTCCACGACTACCTGCCCTCCCACGTGCGCATCCTCTCGAGCGACCGGCCGGGCGGCCGCGATCCGGAGGTCCTTTCGCGCTACCGCGAACTGACGTTTCCGGTGGACGTGCCGTTCGTCGAACAGGCCTTGCGCGACGGCGACCGTGAGAAGGCCTTCCGGCACCTGTTCCTGATGCAGTGCGAGGAGCTGCACCGCATCATGCCGTTTTTGTTTGAGCCCATCGCCGACTACACGGAGCTGCTGCTGCCCACTCGGCTGCTGCACACAGACTCGGTGATCCAAAAGCTGGTCCGCGGCGTGGCGGAGGAAGACTTCGCCGACGTGGAGATCATCGGGTGGATGTACCAGTACTATGTGTCGGAGAAAAAAGACGAGATTGTCGGCATGAACAAAGGGTTCGTGAAAGCGGAGGATCTGCCCGCCGCCACGCAGCTTTTCACGCCAGATTGGATTGTCAAGTACATGGTCCAGAACTCGCTCGGGCGCATGTGGATAGAGACGGGAGGCGACACGTCCCTCCTGGACGACTGGGAATTCTATTTAGCTCCTTCCGGTGATGGCCGAAGGGGCGGGCATAGCCTTACGCTTGAGGAGATTCGAATCTTCGATCCCGCTTGCGGCTCTGGACACATCTTGGTGTACGCGTTCGATCTCCTGTACAGGATGTACGAATCGCAGGGTTACCCTAGCAGTGAGATTCCGACGATTATCCTCAAGAACAATCTATACGGGTTGGATATCGACGAGCGTGCCGCGCAGTTGGCAGGATTTGCGTTGATGATGAAGGCGAGAGAAAAAGACAGGCGGTTGTTCTCTCGCGACATTCAACCGAATATCCAGGACTTCCGTAACCCCAGGGATGTCAGTGACGATGCTCTCGCCTTGCTGTGTCGTCAATCGGAGGATCGCGGCGTTCTTAAAAGCGTCCTACACGACTTTAAGAACGCGAAACTGTACGGATCCTTGATTGTGCCCAGCGCGGATGTCGCGTCCTTGCTGGAGCGACTCACAGGGTTGCTTGAGTCGGAGCCAAGCGATCTGTACGAGCGCCTGCTGCTGGAAGAACTCCGTGCAGGTGTTTTGCCCGTGCTTCGTCAAGCATTCTGGCTTTCGCTGAAGTACGACATGGTGGTCACCAATCCCCCGTATCACAACAAATACTGTCCAGAGCTCAAGGCGTTCATGCAGGAGAACTACAAGGATTACAAGGCCGACTTGTATTCGGCGTTCATTTACCGCTGTACGCAGTTCACGAAGAGCGGCGGGTATGCCGCGTTGATGACGCCCTTCACATGGATGTTCATCAGCACCCACGAGAAGCTGCGGAAGTATATCATTACAAAGCAGACGATTACGAGCTTGGTACAGTTGGAATACTCGGCGTTCGAGGAGGCCACCGTTCCCATCTGCACCTTCGTCATTCAAAACCAGACGGACATGCGGGTGGGTGAATACGTGCGGTTGGCCGATTTCCGCGGATCTGAGGTTCAGCCGTTGAAGGTCCGGGAAGCGGCACGAAATCCCCGCGTACCGTTCCGCTACACTTCCGATCAGACGACGTTCCTCGACCTCCCCGGCGCCCCCATTGCGTACTGGGCCACAGACCGGGTGCGGGAGGTCTTTCGCGACCACCCGAAGCTCGGAGATGTTGCTCAGCCACGGCAGGGACTGGCTACTGCGGACAACAACCGCTTCCTTCGCCTGTGGCACGAGGTCAATGTGCACCGCATCGGGTTTGGCATGCGATCGCGGGAAGAGGCGATGCGGAGCGGGCTGAAGTGGTTTCCCCTGAATAAAGGCGGAGGGTTTCGAAAGTGGTACGGAAACCAGGACTTCGTGGTGAATTGGGAGAATGACGGGGCGGAGATAAAGGAGAATGTAATAAACCGGTATCCGTACCTGAATGGGAACTATGAATACGTCGTAAAAAACGAGAAGTATTACTTCCGCGAGGGCATTACTTGGACATCAGCTCAGCCAAATTTGGCGTTCGGTACTCGCCTGTCGGATTCATTTCGGACCACAAAGGCAGTTGTGTATTTCCGCCATCTACACTGA
- the pglX gene encoding BREX-1 system adenine-specific DNA-methyltransferase PglX produces the protein MDKSAIRNFATEARRDLIEQVGLRAKELGVTETQCAAAEAGEDYVVIGGVRYPKAYQSAYERLCAEWKRKGFQRLVEEVAYTWFNRIIAIRYMEVHDYLPSHVRILSSDRPGGRDPEVLSRYRELTFSVDVPFVEQALRNGDREVAFRHLFLMQCEELHRIMPFLFEPIADYTELLLPTRLLHTDSVIQKLVRGVAEEDFADVEIIGWMYQYYVSERKDEVFAGFKNGRKAAPEDIPPATQLFTPEWIVQYMVQNSVGRLWMDSGLSVDNEVPETWRYYIDPAPQTEEAQRLWEERKLRVREPEEIRVLDPACGSGHILVYAYDLLYERYEEAGYSAQDIPYRILEHNLYGLEIDDRAAQLAAFALMMKARATNRRVFQRPPRIRVYSIPSVEGADVTSVVRVVADGDEGRAKTLQVLIDAFADAKNRGSLIQPPALQVDWIRERLQQLREETQLLHRLREDEITWLEQLLNAYELLTGTYSVVVTNPPYMGSQNMNDTLREFLRQAYPHTKSDLFAAFMERCIDLTCPRGFCATVNQQSWMFIKSYEQWRHRLIDECIIHSMAHLGPHAFEDIGGEVVQTTTFVIVKGDIPGWTGVYFRLAEAGGSEEKAQTLLRRDQLFRADQRKFLELPGAPIAYWATDRVREIFRDYPKLGEIAEPKRGLATADNERFIRLWNEVDVCKIGFGLQSRQQARQSGLKWFPYNKGGEFRKWYGNQDYVVNWENDGEEIRTFTDEEGRVRSRPQNMEYYFREGITWTSVTSANVAARFSPVGFVFDQAGNSVFAKKAHQFYLLGFLCSSISIQLLRTVNPTFNILVGDVASAPIIIDEARKPEIDRLVQECIQISKDDWDDFETSWNFTVHPLVRAGAANLEQAFARWEDLAESRFQKLKQNETAINQLFADIYGLEARPVQDEDITIRRADREREAKSFLSYFIGCAMGRYSLDHPGLAYAGGKWDPSRYERFVPDRDGIVPLTDQEYFDDDVIRRLEAFLTALFGADSVADNLAWLAESLGGMRTNETPAARVRRYLTDEFYKDHVKVYRKRPIYWLFDSGSKKAFRALMYLHRYDQETLARVRLQYVQVLQRQYTQEADVLQRQMESGMLSAAERTAARKRIRELEERREELAAYDQKLAALANDRIELDLDDGVVVNHGKLADVLAPIK, from the coding sequence ATGGACAAGTCGGCCATTCGCAACTTTGCCACCGAGGCCCGGCGGGATCTCATCGAGCAGGTGGGCCTGCGCGCAAAGGAACTGGGGGTCACTGAAACCCAGTGCGCAGCGGCGGAGGCGGGCGAGGACTACGTGGTCATCGGCGGGGTGCGGTACCCGAAGGCGTACCAATCCGCGTACGAGCGCCTGTGCGCCGAGTGGAAGCGCAAAGGGTTCCAGCGCCTGGTGGAGGAAGTGGCGTACACGTGGTTCAACCGCATTATCGCCATTCGGTACATGGAGGTCCACGACTACCTGCCCTCCCACGTGCGCATCCTCTCGAGCGACCGGCCGGGTGGCCGCGATCCGGAGGTCCTGTCGCGCTACCGTGAACTGACGTTTTCGGTGGATGTGCCGTTCGTCGAACAGGCCTTGCGCAACGGCGATCGCGAGGTGGCCTTCCGGCACCTGTTCCTGATGCAGTGCGAGGAGCTGCACCGCATCATGCCGTTTTTGTTTGAGCCCATCGCCGATTACACCGAGCTGCTGCTGCCCACTCGGCTGCTGCACACCGACTCGGTGATCCAGAAGCTGGTCCGCGGCGTGGCGGAGGAAGACTTCGCCGATGTGGAGATCATCGGGTGGATGTACCAGTACTATGTGTCGGAACGCAAGGACGAGGTGTTTGCTGGGTTCAAAAACGGACGTAAAGCTGCGCCGGAGGACATCCCGCCCGCGACGCAGCTGTTCACGCCGGAATGGATCGTGCAGTACATGGTGCAGAACTCCGTGGGGCGGCTGTGGATGGACTCCGGCCTGTCCGTGGACAACGAGGTCCCGGAGACGTGGAGGTATTACATCGATCCCGCGCCGCAGACCGAAGAGGCCCAGCGCTTGTGGGAAGAGAGGAAACTGCGCGTGCGCGAGCCGGAAGAAATCCGGGTCCTCGATCCCGCGTGCGGTTCCGGCCACATCCTCGTGTATGCGTATGACCTGCTGTACGAACGGTATGAGGAGGCAGGTTACAGCGCCCAGGACATTCCGTATCGCATCTTGGAGCACAACCTGTACGGGTTGGAGATAGACGATCGCGCCGCCCAACTGGCGGCCTTCGCGCTCATGATGAAAGCGCGGGCGACGAACCGGCGCGTCTTCCAGCGCCCGCCGCGAATTCGCGTGTACAGCATCCCGTCTGTGGAGGGCGCCGACGTGACGTCCGTGGTGCGGGTTGTGGCCGATGGGGACGAAGGCCGGGCGAAGACGCTTCAGGTGTTGATCGACGCGTTTGCGGATGCGAAGAACCGCGGGTCGCTCATTCAGCCCCCGGCGTTGCAGGTAGATTGGATCCGGGAGCGGCTGCAGCAGCTACGGGAAGAGACGCAGTTGCTGCATCGGTTGCGGGAGGACGAAATCACCTGGCTGGAGCAGCTGTTGAACGCGTACGAGTTGCTGACCGGGACCTACAGCGTGGTGGTGACCAATCCGCCGTACATGGGTTCGCAAAACATGAACGACACCTTGAGAGAGTTTCTGCGGCAGGCGTATCCGCACACCAAGAGCGACCTGTTCGCGGCGTTCATGGAACGGTGCATCGACTTGACGTGTCCGCGGGGGTTTTGCGCAACGGTCAACCAACAGTCTTGGATGTTCATCAAGAGCTATGAACAGTGGCGCCATCGGTTGATCGACGAGTGTATCATCCACTCGATGGCGCATCTGGGGCCTCATGCGTTTGAAGACATTGGCGGTGAAGTCGTACAAACCACCACGTTCGTCATCGTGAAGGGGGACATCCCAGGTTGGACGGGTGTGTACTTCCGACTCGCCGAAGCTGGTGGCTCTGAAGAAAAGGCTCAGACGCTGCTGAGACGTGACCAGTTGTTTCGTGCCGATCAGCGTAAGTTCCTCGAACTCCCCGGCGCCCCCATTGCGTACTGGGCCACAGATCGGGTACGGGAGATCTTTCGCGACTATCCGAAACTGGGGGAGATTGCTGAGCCGAAGCGCGGTCTGGCAACTGCAGACAACGAGAGATTCATACGTCTATGGAACGAAGTGGATGTGTGTAAGATCGGATTCGGTCTTCAGTCCCGCCAACAGGCCCGACAGAGCGGGTTGAAGTGGTTTCCGTACAATAAGGGTGGGGAATTTCGCAAGTGGTACGGAAACCAGGATTATGTGGTGAACTGGGAGAACGACGGCGAGGAAATTCGAACCTTTACCGATGAAGAGGGGCGCGTAAGGTCCAGGCCGCAAAACATGGAGTATTACTTCCGCGAAGGCATCACGTGGACGTCCGTTACCTCGGCCAATGTGGCAGCGCGGTTCTCGCCAGTGGGCTTCGTCTTTGATCAGGCTGGAAACAGTGTGTTTGCGAAAAAGGCACATCAGTTTTATCTTCTAGGGTTTCTGTGCAGCTCGATTTCCATACAGCTACTGAGAACGGTAAATCCCACGTTTAACATTCTGGTCGGTGATGTTGCTTCCGCACCCATCATCATCGACGAGGCACGCAAGCCGGAGATCGACCGGCTGGTGCAGGAGTGCATCCAGATCAGCAAGGACGACTGGGACGACTTCGAGACCTCGTGGAACTTCACCGTGCACCCGTTGGTGCGGGCGGGGGCGGCCAATCTGGAGCAGGCGTTCGCCCGGTGGGAGGATTTGGCGGAGTCCCGGTTCCAGAAACTCAAGCAGAACGAGACGGCCATCAATCAGCTCTTCGCCGACATCTACGGATTGGAGGCCAGACCCGTCCAGGACGAGGACATCACCATCCGGCGGGCCGACCGGGAGCGGGAGGCAAAATCCTTCCTGTCCTACTTCATCGGCTGCGCCATGGGCCGGTATTCGCTGGACCATCCCGGGCTGGCCTACGCCGGAGGCAAGTGGGATCCGTCCCGTTATGAGCGGTTCGTGCCCGACCGGGACGGCATCGTGCCGCTGACCGACCAGGAGTATTTCGATGACGACGTGATCCGCCGGCTGGAGGCGTTCCTGACGGCGCTGTTCGGTGCGGACTCCGTGGCGGACAACCTGGCTTGGCTGGCGGAGTCTTTGGGTGGCATGCGCACCAACGAGACGCCCGCGGCGCGGGTGCGGCGGTACCTGACGGACGAATTCTACAAGGACCACGTGAAGGTTTACCGCAAGCGGCCCATCTACTGGCTGTTCGACTCCGGCAGCAAGAAGGCGTTTCGGGCGCTGATGTACCTGCATCGGTACGACCAGGAGACGCTGGCTCGGGTGCGGTTGCAGTACGTGCAGGTGCTGCAGCGGCAGTACACGCAGGAGGCGGACGTGCTCCAGCGGCAGATGGAGAGCGGAATGCTGAGCGCCGCAGAGAGAACGGCGGCCAGGAAGCGCATCCGGGAGTTGGAGGAGCGCCGGGAGGAGTTGGCGGCGTATGACCAGAAGCTGGCCGCGTTGGCGAACGACCGGATCGAACTGGATTTGGACGATGGCGTCGTGGTGAACCACGGCAAGCTGGCCGACGTGTTGGCGCCCATTAAGTGA
- the pglZ gene encoding BREX-1 system phosphatase PglZ type A — MDVIDMLRQRFSQTGMNRRIILWHDPDGEQNLADLEDALSSLGVRVWEWTRQNALRTKYQVEVADPDTPYLIYARFPRPDAQDDWLLDIRLYGEEFVADPVAIRLETLGISHAAAREFVTAHYPFFRSQERVGKVARLMPERPDLEHLILATLAAATGAEFADRLFIARRVLSGGIEEEANEAYQALVKWGLEAVFWEHMRSAFGFPQEVSSLRDLFYGIARSHLAQGVDAPLPAWDAPVSRMPNACRIFLDEALRSRDGAAFDALLRRFSVDLGVSSWLSQLSCESLLRCDTVPETHEHILRTLGEQLTHEVADADRWRNWLRDRQDTHGYEAWRPVYEALGFALELQEEKRAFERVAPPGDAKAWFEAYASRWFGVDQLYRRFSTTAAAVDRPGWETLFGLKARWDNWYSHVFLPRWGDWTDQLLRDGWAASWPIAEVKQQRHFFTQYVANHLARERVFVIISDALRYEAGAELADRLKRRMPGEVHLEAMQASLPTYTRLGMASLLPGRTLSIEDSGAVLRDGLPTDSLEARGGILSAHADGALALRWSDFESLPVQEGEERIRGKRLIYFYHDAIDAIGDQARSESRAFAAVDQAIDELEAAVRKLVRSYRAVRVIVTADHGFLYQTTSVEAWAKPDRVTGQVYDGNRRFALGRRLSTPPGSIPVSLSYLGLDVEAVVAAHIHRFTGHGGLRFVHGGALPQEAIVPVVVCHQTRSQAGRQLPLVDVSLVNRSRVVTTYEFTAILFQEQKLGEDRQPRHLRIGLYLDGQRISNEVTRSFHLQGGPADREVRVPLQLFERDYPLGAMAVLRLEDVSGPETQLYREYDIELRIASWI; from the coding sequence ATGGATGTCATCGACATGTTGAGGCAGCGGTTTTCGCAGACCGGAATGAACCGGCGCATCATCCTGTGGCACGATCCCGACGGTGAACAAAATCTCGCCGACCTGGAGGATGCGCTGTCTTCCTTGGGGGTCCGCGTGTGGGAGTGGACTCGCCAGAACGCGTTGCGGACCAAGTACCAGGTGGAGGTGGCGGATCCGGACACCCCGTACCTCATCTACGCCCGGTTTCCGCGCCCGGATGCCCAGGACGATTGGCTGCTCGATATCCGCCTGTACGGCGAGGAGTTCGTGGCCGATCCCGTTGCCATTCGGTTGGAGACGCTGGGCATCTCCCACGCCGCGGCGCGGGAGTTCGTCACGGCCCACTACCCGTTCTTCCGCAGCCAGGAGCGGGTGGGGAAGGTGGCGCGCCTGATGCCGGAACGCCCGGATCTGGAGCACCTCATCCTGGCCACGCTGGCCGCGGCCACCGGGGCGGAGTTCGCGGATCGCCTCTTTATCGCCAGGCGGGTGCTGAGCGGCGGGATCGAAGAGGAGGCCAATGAGGCTTACCAGGCGCTCGTCAAGTGGGGCCTCGAGGCGGTGTTCTGGGAACACATGCGGTCGGCGTTCGGATTTCCCCAGGAAGTGTCGTCCTTGCGCGACCTCTTTTACGGCATCGCCCGGAGCCACCTGGCCCAGGGCGTGGACGCACCCCTGCCGGCGTGGGATGCGCCTGTCTCCCGCATGCCGAACGCGTGCCGGATCTTCCTCGACGAGGCGCTGCGCAGCCGGGACGGGGCGGCGTTTGACGCGCTGCTGCGCCGCTTTTCGGTCGATCTCGGTGTTTCCTCGTGGCTCTCCCAACTTTCGTGCGAGTCCTTGCTTCGCTGCGACACGGTGCCGGAGACTCACGAGCATATTCTCCGCACCCTGGGTGAGCAACTGACCCATGAAGTGGCGGACGCGGACCGCTGGCGGAATTGGCTTCGCGATCGGCAGGACACGCACGGCTACGAGGCGTGGCGGCCCGTGTACGAGGCACTCGGATTCGCGCTGGAGCTTCAGGAGGAAAAGCGGGCGTTCGAACGGGTGGCTCCGCCCGGGGACGCGAAGGCATGGTTCGAGGCGTACGCGTCGCGCTGGTTTGGAGTGGACCAGCTGTACCGACGGTTTTCCACGACGGCGGCGGCAGTGGACCGGCCGGGATGGGAGACGCTGTTCGGGCTGAAGGCACGCTGGGACAACTGGTACAGCCACGTGTTCTTGCCGAGGTGGGGCGACTGGACGGACCAGCTGCTTCGAGACGGATGGGCCGCCTCGTGGCCCATCGCCGAGGTAAAGCAGCAGCGGCATTTCTTCACCCAGTACGTGGCGAACCATCTCGCCCGCGAGCGGGTGTTCGTGATCATCTCCGACGCGTTGCGGTATGAGGCGGGCGCGGAGCTCGCGGATCGACTGAAACGCCGGATGCCGGGCGAGGTTCACCTGGAAGCCATGCAGGCTTCGCTGCCGACCTACACCCGCCTCGGCATGGCGAGTCTGTTGCCAGGGAGGACCTTGTCCATCGAGGATTCGGGGGCGGTGCTCCGCGACGGCTTGCCGACGGATTCGCTGGAGGCGCGGGGCGGCATCCTGTCGGCGCACGCAGACGGTGCCTTGGCCCTGCGATGGTCCGATTTCGAAAGCCTGCCGGTGCAGGAGGGGGAGGAGCGCATCCGCGGCAAGCGGTTGATCTACTTCTACCACGACGCCATCGACGCGATCGGCGACCAGGCGAGGTCGGAGTCGCGGGCGTTTGCCGCGGTCGACCAGGCCATCGATGAACTGGAGGCGGCCGTGCGCAAACTGGTACGTTCGTACCGGGCTGTGCGCGTGATCGTGACGGCGGATCACGGGTTCCTGTATCAAACGACGTCGGTGGAGGCTTGGGCAAAGCCGGACCGGGTGACGGGCCAGGTGTACGACGGAAACCGCCGTTTCGCGCTGGGGCGCCGTCTCTCCACACCGCCCGGCAGCATTCCGGTGTCATTGAGCTATCTCGGGCTGGACGTGGAGGCGGTGGTGGCCGCCCATATCCACCGATTCACGGGCCACGGGGGGCTCCGGTTTGTCCACGGAGGCGCTCTGCCGCAGGAGGCCATCGTCCCGGTGGTGGTCTGCCACCAGACCCGCAGCCAGGCCGGCCGCCAGCTGCCATTGGTGGATGTGTCGTTGGTCAACCGGAGCCGAGTGGTGACCACCTATGAATTCACCGCCATCCTGTTCCAGGAGCAGAAGCTCGGCGAAGACCGCCAGCCGCGCCATCTCCGCATCGGGCTGTATCTGGACGGCCAGCGCATCTCGAATGAAGTGACGCGGAGCTTCCACCTGCAGGGCGGACCGGCAGATCGTGAGGTCCGGGTGCCTTTACAGCTGTTTGAAAGAGACTATCCGCTGGGCGCCATGGCGGTCTTGCGCCTGGAGGACGTCTCCGGGCCGGAGACCCAGTTGTACCGCGAATACGACATCGAACTTCGCATCGCTTCTTGGATATAA